CGGGCATCGGGACGCGGGCGGAAAGTAGCGTTGCACCCCAGTCCATGACCGTAACTACCATCCCTGCGCTGTTACGCAGGGTTAGCAGGCGATACGACAGACCATCAGGTGCGAGGGTTGGCGTTTCGTTTAGCACTGTCCAGCTCCTTGGGTGGCTTTGCAGACGTAGAAGGTCTCTTTGATACCGGTTTTGGCTTCGTACTGTTTCGCCACGGCATCCTGAACGGCAGGAACCAGCTCTTCCGGGATCAGCGCGACAATGCAGCCGCCGAACCCGCCGCCGGTCATGCGCACGCCGCCTTTATCGCCGATAGTCGCCTTCACGATCTCCACCAGGGTATCGATCTGCGGGACGGTTATCTCAAAATCATCGCGCATGGAGGCGTGGGATTCCGCCATCAGTTCACCGATGCGTTTCAGATCGCCTTTTTCCAGCGCAGAAGCGGCTTCTACAGTACGGGCGTTTTCAGTCAGAACGTGACGAACGCGTTTGGCCACAATCGGGTCTAACTCGTGCGCCACTTTATTGAATTCATTCAACGTGACATCACGCAGTTTTGGCTGCTGGAAGAAGCGCGCGCCAGTTTCGCACTGTTCGCGGCGGGTATTGTACTCACTGCCGACCAGCGTACGTTTGAAGTTGCTGTTGATGATCACTACCGCCGCGCCTTTTGGCAGGGAAACGGCTTTGGTGCCGAGCGTGCGGCAATCGATCAGCAGCGCGTGTTCTTTTTTGCCCAGAGCGGAGATCAACTGGTCCATGATTCCGCAGTTACAGCCGACGAACTGGTTCTCGGCTTCCTGACCGTTCAGCGCAATCTGCGCGCCATCCAGCGGCAGATGATACAGCTGCTGGAAAACGGTGCCGACCGCCACTTCCAGCGAGGCCGAGGAGCTTAAACCCGCGCCCTGCGGGACGTTGCCGGTAATGACCAGATCCGCACCGCCGAAGTTTTTATTGCGCTTTTGCAGGTGTTTCACCACCCCGCGCACATAGTTGGACCACTGCTGGGTGTCGTGGGCCACAATCGGTGCGTCGAGAGAAAATTCATCGATTTGATTGTCGTAATCGGCAGCGATCACGCGCACTTTGCGGTCGTTACGTTTGGCGCAGCTGATCACGGTCTGATAATCAATTGCACAAGGCAGAACGAAACCGTCGTTGTAATCAGTGTGCTCACCGATCAGATTGACGCGGCCTGGAGCCTGAATCGCGTGAGTGGCAGGGTAGCCGAATTTTTCAGCAAACAGGGATTGTGTTTTATCTTTCAGACTCATTTATTAGACTCCTGATTCGCGGTAATGGACATCGCTGACAGCGCGCAGACGTTCTGCCGCCTGTTCTGCCGTCAGGTCGCGCTGGGTTTCAGCCAGCATCTCATAGCCCACCATAAATTTACGTACCGTCGCAGAACGCAGTAGCGGCGGATAAAAATGGGCGTGTAACAGCCAGTGCTGATTTTCTTCGCCGTTAAACGGTGCGCCGTGCCAGCCCATTGAATAAGGGAATGAGCACTGGAACAGATTGTCATAGCGGCTGGTCAGTTTTTTCAGCGCCAGCGCCAGGTCGTCGCGCTGTGCGTCGCTCAAGTCGGTGATACGCAGAACGTGGGCTTTCGGCAGGAGCAGCGTTTCAAACGGCCACGCCGCCCAATACGGCACCACGGCCAGCCAGTGTTCAGTTTCGACGACCGTGCGGCTGCCGTCTGCCATCTCGCGCTGAACGTAATCCGCCAGCAGCGCTGACTGGTTTTCGTCGTAATAAACCTTTTGCAGACGATCTTCACGCTCGACTTCATTCGGCAGGAAGCTGTTCGCCCATACCTGGCCGTGCGGGTGCGGGTTAGAACAGCCCATCGCCGCGCCTTTATTTTCAAACACCTGCACCCACGGATACTCCTGACCCAGCTCGGCAGTCTGCTGTTGCCAGGTGGTGATCACGTCGGTGAGGGCGCTCAGGCTCAGTTCCGGCAGCGTTTTGCTGTGATCTGGCGAGAAGCAGATTACGCGGCTGGTACCGCGCGCGCTTTCGCAGCGCATCAGCGGATCTTCACTTTCCGGAGCGTCCGGGGTGTCGGTCATCAGCGCGGCAAAATCGTTAGTAAACACGTACGTGCTTTTGTAATCCGGGTTTTTATCGCCAGTGACGCGGGTATTGCCCGGACACAGGAAGCAATCCGGGTCATGCTGCGGTAGCGTCTGTTTGGCTGGCGTCTCTTGTGCACCCTGCCACGGACGCTTCGCACGATGCGGAGACACCAAAATCCATTGCCCGGTTAACGGGTTAAAACGCCGATGCGGATGATCGACGGGGTTGAATTGAGTCATGTCGGGTCCTTAATCCGGATAGCCTTGTGGATGGCGCGACTGCCAGTGCCAGGTATCCTGTGCCATTTCATCCAGCGTGCGGGTGACGCGCCAGTTCAGCTCTTTATCGGCTTTGGTGGCATCGGCCCAGTACGCGGGAAGATCGCCATCGCGGCGCGGGGCGAAGTGATATGCCACTGGTTTACCGCAGGCTTTGCTGAAGGCGTTAACCACATCAAGTACGCTGCTGCCCACGCCTGCACCGAGGTTGTAGATATGCACGCCCGGTTTATTCGCCAGCTGCTGCATCGCAGCGACGTGACCATCGGCCAGGTCCATCACGTGGATATAATCGCGCACGCCAGTCCCATCTTCGGTCGGATAGTCATTGCCAAAAATCGCCAGCGAGTCACGACGTCCTACCGCCACCTGAGCGATGTACGGCATCAGGTTGTTCGGGATACCCTGCGGATCTTCACCCATATCGCCTGACGGATGGGCGCCAACCGGGTTGAAATACCGCAGCAGGGCGATGCTCCAGTCGGGCTGTGCTTTTTGCAGATCGGCCAGAATCTGTTCCACCATTAGCTTACTTTTGCCGTACGGGCTTTGCGGCGTACCGGTCGGGAAGCTTTCGACGTAAGGGATTTTCGGCTGGTCGCCGTACACGGTGGCAGAAGAACTGAAGATGAAGTTCTTCACGTTTGCGGCGCGCATGGCGGCAATCAGGCGCAGCGTTCCGTTGACGTTGTTATCGTAGTATTCGAGGGGTTTGGCGACTGACTCACCGACCGCTTTAAGACCGGCGAAGTGGATAACCGTATCGATGGCATGGTCGTGAAGGATTTCGGTCATCAGCGCTTCGTTGCGGATATCGCCTTCCACAAAGGTGGGCTGTTTTCCGCTCAGGCGCTCAATGACGGGCAGCACGCTGCGCTTACTGTTACACAGGTTGTCGAGGGTGATGACATCGTGGCCATTTTGCAGCAGTTGCACACAGGTATGACTTCCAATGTAACCGCTACCACCCGTTACCAGAACTCGCATATTTCG
Above is a window of Lelliottia jeotgali DNA encoding:
- a CDS encoding Galactokinase; this translates as MSLKDKTQSLFAEKFGYPATHAIQAPGRVNLIGEHTDYNDGFVLPCAIDYQTVISCAKRNDRKVRVIAADYDNQIDEFSLDAPIVAHDTQQWSNYVRGVVKHLQKRNKNFGGADLVITGNVPQGAGLSSSASLEVAVGTVFQQLYHLPLDGAQIALNGQEAENQFVGCNCGIMDQLISALGKKEHALLIDCRTLGTKAVSLPKGAAVVIINSNFKRTLVGSEYNTRREQCETGARFFQQPKLRDVTLNEFNKVAHELDPIVAKRVRHVLTENARTVEAASALEKGDLKRIGELMAESHASMRDDFEITVPQIDTLVEIVKATIGDKGGVRMTGGGFGGCIVALIPEELVPAVQDAVAKQYEAKTGIKETFYVCKATQGAGQC
- a CDS encoding Galactose-1-phosphate uridylyltransferase, producing MTQFNPVDHPHRRFNPLTGQWILVSPHRAKRPWQGAQETPAKQTLPQHDPDCFLCPGNTRVTGDKNPDYKSTYVFTNDFAALMTDTPDAPESEDPLMRCESARGTSRVICFSPDHSKTLPELSLSALTDVITTWQQQTAELGQEYPWVQVFENKGAAMGCSNPHPHGQVWANSFLPNEVEREDRLQKVYYDENQSALLADYVQREMADGSRTVVETEHWLAVVPYWAAWPFETLLLPKAHVLRITDLSDAQRDDLALALKKLTSRYDNLFQCSFPYSMGWHGAPFNGEENQHWLLHAHFYPPLLRSATVRKFMVGYEMLAETQRDLTAEQAAERLRAVSDVHYRESGV
- a CDS encoding UDP-N-acetylglucosamine 4-epimerase produces the protein MRVLVTGGSGYIGSHTCVQLLQNGHDVITLDNLCNSKRSVLPVIERLSGKQPTFVEGDIRNEALMTEILHDHAIDTVIHFAGLKAVGESVAKPLEYYDNNVNGTLRLIAAMRAANVKNFIFSSSATVYGDQPKIPYVESFPTGTPQSPYGKSKLMVEQILADLQKAQPDWSIALLRYFNPVGAHPSGDMGEDPQGIPNNLMPYIAQVAVGRRDSLAIFGNDYPTEDGTGVRDYIHVMDLADGHVAAMQQLANKPGVHIYNLGAGVGSSVLDVVNAFSKACGKPVAYHFAPRRDGDLPAYWADATKADKELNWRVTRTLDEMAQDTWHWQSRHPQGYPD